CTTGACGTTTATATCTTAAACAGATCCAACTTAAAAGGATAGAAAAGGAAAGAGCCTATGGACCCTAGATCTATAAAGTGTCATAGGCTCTAACTTACCTTCCAGGCCTTCATGCTGGGTATAATGAACCCATATCCTGAAAACGCTTCGAATGGAATATTCATCCGGATAGGGCGCACTAAAAAACTGTTTCCATCTCAGGTGCCTGATTTTTGCAAGATTAAAACCCGTCACAGATTGACTTTTGCCAATGTGACGGGTTCTTGACGCTATATCAGAAGATACTCCTAGAAAGATAGTAATCCTTGAAAATTGAGGCTTATTTCCTAATTGATGGTGGTTTTGTGATAACTCTTACTCTTTTAATATACTAGTTGCGTAAGTAATGAATTTTCGTACCGCCGGCGCAGCCACCTTTATCGACGGAACGGCAATTCCCAGCGTAATACTTTTTGGTGGGTCGAGTGGAAGCATGACTACATTGTTTTGGCGCCCTTTGGTAATAAGCTCATTCATTATACTCATACCTAATCCACATTCGATCATAGCGAGGGCCGCGTAATTTTCCAGAGTTGAAAAACAAATCTGTGGAGTCAAACCCGTTTTCTTTAAAAGTTCCACAACATCGTCATCTTTTCCCAACGCAGGCATGATGAATGCTTCTTCTTGGCATGCGGAAAGCGGGTACGCCGCTAGCTGCGTCGCCATAGGGTGTTCAGGCGGCAGAACGGCAAGCATGGCATCTGTTTTCAGAGGTATCCATTCGTAAGGCATCGGCTCCTGATAACTGAAAAAGCCAAGGTCGACTCGTCTTTCTGAAAGCCACTCATCTACTTCTTGCCGGATACCCTCCATTAAGTGGATTTCAATGTGCGGATACTTCTCTCGGAACGTTTTGATAACCTTGGGTAACCAATGAGTTGCAATGCTGGAATAAGCGCCGATCGTAACGGTGCCAGTTTCAAGCCCGTTGATTTCTGCTGCGGTTTGCCTGAACTGCTCATTCCATCGTAACAGTTCCCGCAAAATGGGCAGCAGTTTTTGTCCGTTTTCTGTTGTCGTGACCCCTCTGGGCCCGCGTACCAAAAGCGGAAAGCCAATTTCGCTCTCCAATGCGTTCATCATATGCACTACGCCGGAAGGTGTGTAGCCTGACTGCTCTGCTGCTTTTGAAAAGCTGCCGGCATCGATTGCCCGAACAAAAACTTCGTACTTCCTCAAATCCATGGGTGCAACTCCCTGATGTGATAATTCCTCACATCTAATGTAAGGAATTATCATTTTACTCTATGCTAAAACCATTGTATACTAAATCAAGTAGAATGACAAGAAAGATGGCATGGAGAATTGGGGAATTGCATGAAAGTAAAACGTATTATTGTAAAGGTCGGCACATCAACGTTGACCAATGTGGACGGAAAAATTAATCTTCAATGCATGGAGCAGTTGGTACGCGTGCTGTCTGATATACAAAGTAAAGGGCATGAGGTCGTTCTTGTAACATCCGCTGCAATTACAGTCGGATATAGCAAAATGGGGCTTTCAACGCGCCCGAAGGATTTGCCTACTATTCAAGCGGCGGCGGCAGTCGGACAATGTGAGCTTGTCCATATGTATGACCGGCTTTTCAATGAATATGGCAGGACTGCAGCTCAGATTTTACTTGATGCCACGGACCTTGAGAATGCGGAGCGAAAGCAAAATCTCAGCAACACCTTTAATGCCTTGCTGACTCGCGGAATAATCCCTATTGTCAACGAAAACGATTCTGTCAGCCATACAGAAATCCGTTCTAAAAATAAGCTGTTCGGGGACAACGATACTCTTTCCGCGATTGTTGCTTTGCTCTGTAATGCAAATTTGCTAATCAATTTGTCCGATGTAGATGGATTATATGCGGCTGATCCCAAAAAAGACTGCAATGTACACTTGATTCGAGAAGTCTCGGAAATCGATGATCGTATCATTGCGCTCGCAGGTGGAGCAGGTTCTGTCTGTGGCACCGGCGGCATGATTACAAAAATCCGGGCGGCTCGCCTTGTGACTTCACATGGCATTGACATGGTAATCACACAAGGGAGTCGCCCCAAGGCACTATATGATATTCTCAATGGTGCAGCTATTGGCACAAGGTTTATCGGGAAACCGCAGGCCATCTCACAGTTTGAAAGGAGAACCCAATGAATTTCTTTATATCAGATGAATTACAGCAGCTTTATCCAGACGTCGCTCTCGGTATTATGCATTATCAAGCGATTGTGCAAAAAAGCACACCGGCGCTATTGGAATTGGTCGACAAAACAATAAGCGAGCTACAGGCGAAGTATACGATGGATGACATCGCACGCATTCCACAAATTGCAGCCACGCGAAATGCCTATAAAGCCCTCGGCAAGTCGCCGCAAGAATACAGGAATGCGGCGGAAGCCATGCTGCGACGCGTCGTGAAAGGAAACGGCTTGTATCACATCAACAACATAGTCGAGACTAACAATTTGGTTTCCATCTCTTCCGGCTATTCCATTGGTTCGTATGATGTGAGCTGTTTGTCCGGCAATATCACCCTGCATCGTGCACCGGACGGCGCAATTTATGAAGGCATTGGCAAAGGCTCTATCAATATAGAATATCTGCCAACACTGTATGATGATATTGGTGCCTTCGGCAACCCCAGCAGTGACAGCCGGCGCGCCATGATACAGGCTGGCGATCGTGAAATTGTCAGCGTGCTTTATGCGTTTGACGATGGAAACGGGCTGGAAGAATGGATGACGCATTTCAAAAATCTGCTGCAAACATATTGTGATGTGCAGTCCGCTAAAGGCTCTATTTTCCGTGGCTCAGACAAAATAATCTTGTTTGAAAAATGAGCATAATGTCCAGTTCGGCCTCTTTGTGCTATCCCGTACTTGGCAGTTCATCTATTCCTTTGTGGTCATTAAGAGTCGACACCGACATATAATCACAATAAGCTTGCTTAAGAAATGCTGAGCTTATAAGATTTTGACGGCTCTTATCTGGATGAAACAGGAAAAATGCGAATAGTGTTGGCAGTGAAGTCTGTGGG
The window above is part of the Acetonema longum DSM 6540 genome. Proteins encoded here:
- the proB gene encoding glutamate 5-kinase, with product MKVKRIIVKVGTSTLTNVDGKINLQCMEQLVRVLSDIQSKGHEVVLVTSAAITVGYSKMGLSTRPKDLPTIQAAAAVGQCELVHMYDRLFNEYGRTAAQILLDATDLENAERKQNLSNTFNALLTRGIIPIVNENDSVSHTEIRSKNKLFGDNDTLSAIVALLCNANLLINLSDVDGLYAADPKKDCNVHLIREVSEIDDRIIALAGGAGSVCGTGGMITKIRAARLVTSHGIDMVITQGSRPKALYDILNGAAIGTRFIGKPQAISQFERRTQ
- a CDS encoding B3/4 domain-containing protein, yielding MNFFISDELQQLYPDVALGIMHYQAIVQKSTPALLELVDKTISELQAKYTMDDIARIPQIAATRNAYKALGKSPQEYRNAAEAMLRRVVKGNGLYHINNIVETNNLVSISSGYSIGSYDVSCLSGNITLHRAPDGAIYEGIGKGSINIEYLPTLYDDIGAFGNPSSDSRRAMIQAGDREIVSVLYAFDDGNGLEEWMTHFKNLLQTYCDVQSAKGSIFRGSDKIILFEK
- a CDS encoding LysR family transcriptional regulator; the protein is MDLRKYEVFVRAIDAGSFSKAAEQSGYTPSGVVHMMNALESEIGFPLLVRGPRGVTTTENGQKLLPILRELLRWNEQFRQTAAEINGLETGTVTIGAYSSIATHWLPKVIKTFREKYPHIEIHLMEGIRQEVDEWLSERRVDLGFFSYQEPMPYEWIPLKTDAMLAVLPPEHPMATQLAAYPLSACQEEAFIMPALGKDDDVVELLKKTGLTPQICFSTLENYAALAMIECGLGMSIMNELITKGRQNNVVMLPLDPPKSITLGIAVPSIKVAAPAVRKFITYATSILKE